The genomic window GTGGCCAATGATCCAACAAAATGCCAATATTATCTTCCAAGTTCTTACTAAACTAATGGAAACTTTGTATAAGTCTTGAAAACTTTCGGCTAAAACATTAGAATTAAGCTAGGGGACTTATACTTCCTCATTTATCTCTCAACCAATAAAATCTCAAGTCCAAGGAATTCCACTAACTATGGAATTTCTAATTCAGAAATTGAAGAAGTTAGAGTATGTGTCACCAAAAATTAGTTTTACGATCcccaaaactcaaaatgtaTTTGTAAGGCTGAAATTATTGTGGATCAGTTTGACTTAGATTTATGATCTATCTTTAACTTGATTAGTATAGTATTTGAGAGATTGAAATGGAATATTATTCAAAAAGGTTAACCTCCTATCCTACTCACCATAGGCCTTCATGATGCTCATAATCATTGCCTCTTCAATGATTTAAAGCTCTTTTGATCCCGAGCTTTACACATCATCGATCATCACTCactcacttcttcttctacttatATAAATCCACGTTCAAGAACTTGCAAATTAGAGAACCAAACTTTGATATTTAAATCAAATCCGAAAgacataataaaaaagaagaagaaggaaatatgGTAAGAAGAAACGCAGTTCATGCCATGTCAAGTCTTCCGTCAAGGTCCTGGTGGCCGCAACAACGAAGGAAAGGAAAACGAGTCGTCGTGCGGTTAGGAAACCGGCGACGAGGGTTTTTGGTGGGGCCACCGCGGATGGTTATGCAGAGATGGAGGATGAACATGGGAAAGccgatgaagatgatgagaagtATCATTTTGGGGATACTCTCAAATGGTGGAAATGTTAAGTTCTTAGATGCTTACCTTTGGTCTTTACCAATCTTACGTCCTCACTTGTTTCCACTGTGTTGATTTTTGTAATACCAATTTCTACTTGTGAGActgtaatatttatttatcttgttcttattttttttgtgtgaatcAAAATAATCGGCTTCATAATAAATCTTTATTCTTgctagcttcttctttaagaGTCGAGGTTAATGAAAACAActagttttgagtttttttttttgtgtgtcatGGATTACTAATTTACTACCAACAACAAAGTAAATATTATGCtagtgaaagaaaaagaaaaaaatgatgcatgaattcttaaattttgacaaTATTAAACATGAAATTGaccaaatatttcatttttctcaaaaataagaattttagtttgtgtatatatagaatttaGTTAACAATTAtgtataacaacaaaaatgctaaaaatctatataaaagttactattagtttaaaaaaaaaaatagtattagttatttaaaagttattacttattagtgTTTATTTACAAATAGtattaatgatttaaaaggATGAAAGATATAATTCTTATTAAAGgacgaaaataataattttggaCAGATTTGGGTTTTATATCTGAAAGACTCAAAAACCTATCGTCATTTATCTTCAACAGGCGGAATAACGGAGATGGCCGCCATTACAGCTCTCACTCTCCGCTCTCCTGTTTATCTCCCATCATCTGCCACAAGCCCTAGATTCCATGGCTTCACCAATCAACCACCACCAGCTCGTCTCTTCTTTCCTCTTAACCCCTTCCCTTCTCTAtcaatccaaaaccctaaatccatCCGAATTTCCGCATCCGCTTCGCCGATAACAACACCAATCCTCCAGACGGAGAAGTCAACAGCTCGGTCATCGACACTCACCGGGTCCACTCGGTCTCTCGCTACTCTCGCGGCTTTAGCAATCGCTGTAACCAGAGTCCTAGCTCAGAAACTCTCTCTCGCAATCCAGACTTCAAGTCCCGTAATCGCCGACGGGTTACGATTCTCTCTCAGTACCGCCGGACCTGTCTTCTTCGCGTCTCTCCGGGATCGTCCTCCGGGATACTTGAACACGCCGCTGACGGTTGTTGCGGTGGGGATAAAGAAGTGGCTAGACATTTACAGTGGGGTATTGATGGTTAGGGTTTTGCTGAGTTGGTTCCCTAATATCCCTTGGGAAAGACAGCCTTTGTCTGCCATTAGAGATCTCTGTGATCCTTACTTGAATCTCTTCAGAAACATCATTCCTCCTATCTTCGATACGCTTGATGTTAGTCCATTGCTTGCTTTCGCGGTTCTTGGTACACTTGGATCGATTGTTCATGGCAGCACTGGGTAGAAATTGGAAGACTTGAGCTAATGGTTTTGTTGAAACGTTCAATTGGGAAATTTCTGCAACTTGTTTCCCAAGATTAGGGAAAAATCAGAATTTGATGCTGTGTTGGATGCTCGATGAGAGTTGTGAGCTTTATCgtttttgttgttctctttttgACTTTGATTCTGAATAATGAGATTTTGGGTTGTTGTTTATCTCCTAATTACATGTTCAGACTACCGTTTATTGATGGATTATCTGCGTTCTCTCAACTGTTGACATTGATTAAGAACCAGAAAGTTAAGTATTGTAGAAGAATAGGCATGTTGTGTTATCTGcattatttttagattttcgaTATCTAGTTTAATATGTAGTAGAATTTATCATTTGTATCTAATCCAGATGATGACATGTATGTGAATCTGGCATGAGATTTGAGGTGTTTGGAGATAAGTTCAGTATTTGCGTGTAACACCTTGTCCTAGGCCGAGAACATGGTGTTCTTTAAtgttacttcttcttcttcgttggttaataaaatgtttagtgTGGATAGAATTGGTATAGAGTTTTGAGTAGAGTTCAGAGTCTTATTGTTTAGGCAAAAGCAAGTTCAAGGTTTCATTGAAACTCCAAGGGAATAAGTAATCTTAAGTTCAAGGTTTCAATGACACTGTTTCTcgaggaaagaaagaaagaaatcagaCTCTTTGGAGTTTCAATAAAAGGtcaatgaaagaaagaaagaaactagaAGTTTGAATTGGATCACACCATTTGCCaattcaattataaaattatgtacGATCTGACAAAATCAAACTCGTTGAACTCTAACATGACCAAAATCTCCCCAAATCCAAATACCGTAATCAGACATGGTCATCATACAATGCGAAAAAAATAGTACAACCGAGTTAGATTCAATTTCGGTTCATAACCGGTTTAGAAACCGTAATCGGACAATGGACATGGTCTCATCACAGTGCAGTTAATCTTTGAACTACAATCTTACAAAATCACACAAGTTCGTTAAGTTCTAACCAGACCCGGCCCAATTGGGTAGGGCAAGGTGCAAGTGTATAAGGctcatttcctttttaaaaacaattcatataAGAcccaatattttttaaaaatacagtAAAgatccaattttgtttttattatgaaTCTAGAGcccaaaacaattaaaactGTAACATAATGAAAAGtccaaagcaaaaaaacacaagtttttTCCCTAatacttttatatttattggGCCGGGGCTGGCTCTATCATGACTAAACTCAACCTCAAATCCAGAAATCGTAACCAGACATGAAATCACAAGAGAATTAGGAAAACCGAGTAACGTTCAATTTCGGTTCATAACTGGTTTAGAAAGCAGCTCTGGTATAGGTCGTTTTAGCTTCCCGACTTCACTTCTAATCTCAGACTCTGCGACGCTCTTTACAAACCGCCGGAAAACCGCCATGAACTTTGTCGTCAGACGGGTAGGCTCCATTTTGCCGTCGATACGTCACGGCGGCGTTTCCCAGATTCGACTCGCGAGAACAGAGGCAGGTCAGCCGAGACGGCGAAACAAGTTGCCTTCTCTTCcgctaaagaagaaggaagagaaatcCGAGTGGTGGATAGTAGACGGAGAGATGCACGAGATCGGTGATCACGTCCCTCCTCGTGAGCGTTTCACAATCCCCAGGGACAACATTCCGAACAAACGCCGT from Arabidopsis thaliana chromosome 3, partial sequence includes these protein-coding regions:
- the YLMG1-1 gene encoding YGGT family protein (YLMG1-1; FUNCTIONS IN: molecular_function unknown; INVOLVED IN: nucleoid organization, chloroplast fission, embryo development ending in seed dormancy; LOCATED IN: chloroplast, chloroplast envelope, thylakoid membrane; EXPRESSED IN: 22 plant structures; EXPRESSED DURING: 13 growth stages; CONTAINS InterPro DOMAIN/s: Protein of unknown function YGGT (InterPro:IPR003425); BEST Arabidopsis thaliana protein match is: YGGT family protein (TAIR:AT4G27990.1); Has 784 Blast hits to 784 proteins in 294 species: Archae - 0; Bacteria - 502; Metazoa - 0; Fungi - 0; Plants - 124; Viruses - 0; Other Eukaryotes - 158 (source: NCBI BLink).): MAAITALTLRSPVYLPSSATSPRFHGFTNQPPPARLFFPLNPFPSLSIQNPKSIRISASASPITTPILQTEKSTARSSTLTGSTRSLATLAALAIAVTRVLAQKLSLAIQTSSPVIADGLRFSLSTAGPVFFASLRDRPPGYLNTPLTVVAVGIKKWLDIYSGVLMVRVLLSWFPNIPWERQPLSAIRDLCDPYLNLFRNIIPPIFDTLDVSPLLAFAVLGTLGSIVHGSTG
- a CDS encoding uncharacterized protein (unknown protein; Has 35333 Blast hits to 34131 proteins in 2444 species: Archae - 798; Bacteria - 22429; Metazoa - 974; Fungi - 991; Plants - 531; Viruses - 0; Other Eukaryotes - 9610 (source: NCBI BLink).), which translates into the protein MVRRNAVHAMSSLPSRSWWPQQRRKGKRVVVRLGNRRRGFLVGPPRMVMQRWRMNMGKPMKMMRSIILGILSNGGNVKFLDAYLWSLPILRPHLFPLC